From Staphylothermus hellenicus DSM 12710, a single genomic window includes:
- the ribC gene encoding riboflavin synthase → MIKIGVVDTTFSRVDMAKYAIEVIEENLPEAEIIRYTVPGIKDIPVAARKLLIDEGCNAVLTLGWVGPGQVDKYSYLAMSVGLIMLQIMTGKHVIDVTVHEDEASDPDELYNIAVDRARKHALNLVMLVKYGREALTQYAGKGLRQGRPDAGPIKE, encoded by the coding sequence ATGATTAAAATAGGTGTGGTTGACACTACTTTTTCTCGAGTTGACATGGCTAAGTACGCGATCGAAGTTATAGAGGAGAATCTTCCAGAAGCAGAAATTATTCGCTACACTGTTCCCGGAATAAAAGATATACCTGTAGCTGCTAGGAAGCTGTTAATTGATGAAGGCTGTAATGCTGTATTAACGCTTGGATGGGTGGGTCCTGGACAGGTTGATAAATATAGTTATTTAGCTATGAGTGTGGGTTTGATAATGCTACAAATTATGACGGGCAAACACGTTATTGATGTAACTGTTCACGAGGACGAAGCAAGCGATCCAGATGAGCTTTACAACATAGCTGTTGATCGAGCAAGGAAACATGCTTTAAATCTTGTAATGCTAGTTAAATATGGTAGAGAAGCTTTAACACAATATGCTGGCAAGGGCCTTAGACAGGGCAGACCCGATGCGGGCCCGATAAAGGAATAA
- the ribH gene encoding 6,7-dimethyl-8-ribityllumazine synthase, whose protein sequence is MARIGIVVSEFNYDITYLMLQKALSHAKFLGLEVTYVFKVPGTYEIPFAVASLLKRNDVDGVVALGAVIKGATKHDELVAGQTARKLMDLMIQYGKPVGLGIIGPGATRMQALERVEDYARRAVEAVAKMINRSRSLEEKKFTSETVFIE, encoded by the coding sequence TTGGCTCGCATAGGAATAGTTGTATCCGAGTTCAACTATGACATTACTTATTTAATGCTTCAAAAAGCGCTTAGCCACGCTAAATTCTTAGGATTAGAAGTAACATATGTATTCAAAGTACCGGGAACATATGAAATTCCATTCGCGGTAGCAAGTCTATTAAAAAGAAATGATGTTGATGGAGTAGTAGCTTTAGGAGCTGTTATCAAGGGTGCTACAAAACACGATGAACTGGTAGCTGGTCAAACGGCTAGGAAACTAATGGATTTAATGATACAATACGGTAAACCAGTAGGGTTAGGAATAATAGGTCCTGGAGCAACACGTATGCAGGCTCTGGAGAGAGTGGAAGATTATGCTAGAAGAGCTGTTGAAGCAGTTGCTAAAATGATCAATAGATCTAGAAGTTTGGAAGAAAAGAAATTCACTAGTGAAACAGTTTTCATAGAATAA
- a CDS encoding 3,4-dihydroxy-2-butanone-4-phosphate synthase yields MVSWLDIRNALLNGKPVLIFDSIEREAETDMVFYAGIIDYKKIAYLRKYAGGQICFVSGGLFREALDLPFLQDLIIKYPSIRVLATRKPRYGDPPAFNIWLNHIATKTGISDYDKALTIKTLSEIASLIYKGYMEEARDRFLKEFYAPGHVPVLTSRGLANRRGHTELSVALSLITGLTPSMVIAEMLDEGQSLSYEDAKRFATRNGLFFIDGVDIVAEAEKRGFLND; encoded by the coding sequence TTGGTTAGCTGGCTCGATATTAGAAATGCATTGTTAAATGGTAAGCCCGTATTAATCTTTGATAGTATTGAGAGGGAAGCTGAAACAGACATGGTTTTCTATGCTGGAATAATTGATTATAAGAAAATAGCTTATTTGAGGAAATATGCTGGCGGACAAATATGTTTTGTATCGGGCGGATTATTCAGGGAAGCCCTGGATCTGCCGTTTCTCCAAGACTTAATAATTAAGTATCCAAGCATAAGAGTGCTAGCCACGAGGAAACCAAGATACGGTGACCCCCCTGCCTTCAATATATGGTTAAACCATATAGCCACGAAAACTGGGATAAGCGATTATGATAAAGCATTAACTATTAAGACATTGTCTGAAATAGCATCATTGATCTATAAGGGTTATATGGAGGAAGCTAGAGATAGGTTTCTCAAAGAATTCTATGCTCCAGGCCATGTTCCAGTTCTTACATCGAGAGGATTAGCTAATAGGAGAGGACATACAGAATTATCTGTTGCTTTATCGTTAATCACAGGTTTAACCCCATCTATGGTTATAGCTGAAATGCTTGATGAAGGGCAGAGTTTATCCTATGAAGATGCTAAGAGATTCGCAACTAGGAATGGTTTATTCTTTATAGATGGAGTAGACATTGTTGCAGAAGCGGAGAAGAGAGGGTTTTTGAATGATTAA
- a CDS encoding GTP cyclohydrolase IIa, whose amino-acid sequence MPRITVIRLLKYRKWTEELGYDREWIIQKKQARTYDILQTLFSKKNGFVVPLRYDHYLALSNGIDKETHQEILTEIDPVTPYGVKIVSIAHKYPAIGQLIASRLLEEKPGKIIYLDGVEDENVVVHIDFNSVTMYTEMTSIFESYMRILELYDIVTKYVFQLGGITSYLGGDNMLAVVPENKLDELLELIPSYLKAGVGLSYVPRKALLLASKALTIIRSGKVDKRFLILRDEDV is encoded by the coding sequence GTGCCTAGGATCACAGTGATAAGGTTATTGAAATATCGTAAATGGACAGAAGAATTAGGTTATGATAGAGAATGGATTATACAGAAAAAACAAGCTAGAACATATGATATTCTACAAACACTTTTCTCCAAGAAAAATGGGTTCGTGGTTCCCCTAAGATATGATCACTACTTAGCTCTTAGCAATGGAATAGATAAGGAGACTCACCAAGAAATACTTACCGAAATAGATCCTGTAACGCCTTATGGAGTAAAAATTGTTTCAATCGCTCATAAATATCCTGCAATAGGACAATTAATAGCATCTCGCCTATTAGAGGAGAAGCCAGGCAAGATCATATATTTAGATGGTGTGGAAGATGAAAATGTAGTTGTACATATTGATTTCAACAGTGTTACCATGTATACTGAGATGACGAGTATTTTTGAATCATATATGAGGATCCTTGAACTATATGATATAGTTACAAAATATGTGTTTCAACTTGGCGGTATAACTAGTTATCTTGGCGGGGACAATATGTTGGCTGTAGTTCCCGAAAATAAATTGGATGAACTACTTGAACTAATACCTTCTTATCTCAAAGCAGGTGTTGGATTATCATATGTGCCGAGAAAAGCACTTCTTCTAGCCTCAAAAGCATTAACGATTATTAGAAGCGGCAAGGTAGATAAGAGATTTCTTATTCTCCGAGACGAAGACGTATGA
- a CDS encoding amidohydrolase family protein, with the protein MKNPSPAGKVKKGSPALSQLIINTYHLLYGYELEDIGKSHIVVENGVIKEINHGFRRDADYTVGAVLPLPVNAHTHLNDYRVPEHCIGYNLSTYAGSKGVKHPLIQLIKNPILPKELAYVMAQYSIVVDYQEHFWRCNEFREELSGYGVKYIGLSRPTRYDLEEIGYVLKNCDGIGISNPLKLPSWVVIEYAQISNDKIVSAHVSETKTMEEHGSLHYLLNYRVKPPHIVHGVYLEDWEYKLLADEDIVLVVNPRSNLWFTGKLPRIDKALKYGVKVAVGTDNAGCFHPDVWVDTLLLETIYKDIDPKIFLEMTIINGYYAVKQKPLIIREGEKAYFMGVDLGIANDRSGNIYGSIINRVIWSPYKIFVKENNLYIHTVKYHFKRLNGA; encoded by the coding sequence ATGAAGAATCCTAGTCCAGCCGGAAAGGTGAAGAAGGGGTCTCCGGCACTGAGCCAATTAATTATTAATACTTATCATTTACTCTACGGATACGAACTAGAAGATATTGGTAAGAGCCATATTGTTGTAGAGAATGGAGTTATAAAAGAAATTAACCATGGTTTCAGAAGAGACGCTGATTACACTGTAGGAGCTGTACTGCCTCTTCCAGTTAATGCCCATACTCATTTAAACGATTACAGGGTTCCAGAGCATTGTATAGGCTATAATCTAAGCACATATGCTGGATCAAAAGGAGTAAAACATCCATTAATACAGCTCATAAAAAACCCTATACTACCCAAAGAATTAGCATATGTCATGGCTCAATACAGTATAGTTGTTGATTACCAAGAACACTTTTGGAGATGCAACGAGTTCAGAGAAGAATTATCAGGATACGGAGTAAAATATATTGGTTTATCCCGTCCAACAAGATATGATCTGGAAGAAATAGGGTATGTTCTAAAAAACTGTGATGGAATAGGCATATCAAACCCGCTCAAACTCCCATCCTGGGTAGTGATCGAATATGCGCAAATCTCCAATGATAAAATAGTATCAGCACATGTATCAGAGACTAAAACTATGGAAGAACATGGTAGTCTACATTATTTATTAAATTATAGAGTTAAACCACCACATATAGTTCATGGTGTTTACCTAGAAGACTGGGAGTATAAGCTCCTAGCAGATGAAGACATCGTATTAGTTGTGAATCCCAGAAGCAACTTATGGTTTACCGGGAAACTGCCTCGTATAGATAAAGCATTAAAATATGGGGTCAAAGTAGCTGTTGGAACAGATAATGCTGGCTGTTTCCATCCCGATGTATGGGTTGATACATTATTGTTGGAAACGATCTATAAAGATATTGATCCCAAGATATTTCTTGAAATGACAATTATTAATGGTTATTATGCTGTAAAACAAAAACCCCTAATCATAAGGGAAGGTGAGAAAGCATATTTTATGGGTGTCGATCTAGGTATAGCTAATGATAGATCAGGCAATATCTATGGTTCAATAATTAATAGGGTTATTTGGAGCCCATATAAAATATTTGTGAAGGAAAACAATCTATATATTCACACAGTAAAATACCATTTTAAAAGACTAAATGGGGCATGA
- a CDS encoding AbrB/MazE/SpoVT family DNA-binding domain-containing protein: MELISVYRVLPKMRMTIPKEVAEKMGLKVGDKLVVYFDNKKQRMVVEKWRKG, from the coding sequence TTGGAGTTGATTAGTGTGTATAGGGTTCTCCCCAAGATGAGGATGACAATACCGAAGGAAGTAGCTGAGAAAATGGGGTTGAAGGTAGGAGATAAGTTAGTAGTGTACTTTGACAACAAGAAGCAGAGGATGGTTGTTGAGAAGTGGAGGAAAGGGTGA
- the cutA gene encoding divalent-cation tolerance protein CutA, with the protein MIKGGWIIVFITASDPGEAERIAEGIVKEKLGACVNIVDKIHSIYWWQGKIEKGDESLLIIKTRGSAYVGFGRPT; encoded by the coding sequence ATGATTAAAGGTGGATGGATCATTGTATTCATTACTGCAAGCGATCCAGGTGAAGCTGAGAGGATTGCTGAAGGGATTGTTAAGGAAAAACTAGGTGCTTGTGTAAACATCGTGGATAAGATTCATAGTATTTACTGGTGGCAAGGCAAAATTGAGAAGGGAGACGAGTCTTTATTGATTATAAAGACTAGGGGTTCAGCCTACGTAGGTTTTGGTAGACCCACATAG